A window of Candidatus Poribacteria bacterium genomic DNA:
TGTGTATTTTCGCAGGCATTTGGAACGACCTTCGTAAAACCCACTATTTTTTTCCGAAGGTATTGATTTGTTAAACTTATTTTAGGTGTAGGACTTACGCAATTTTTTCATGAAACGTTATCTATGGCACCATTAGTGAGGTTCAGAAACCTTGCCAGCGAATGTACCTGTGTAAGTCCTGAACTGTTTTTTACGCTTCGGATACCCTTACCGTATTGGCAATTACATAAGGAGAATTTAGATATGAAAGCAGACTATGTACCAGTAAGTAAACTGTTTGGGGATAGTAGAGAACAGTACATCATTCCCGTCTATCAACGGCGTTACGTATGGACCCAGGAGAATCAGTGGGAAAAACTTTGGACAGATCTCCAAAATACGTCTGATGATCCTAGTGAAGAGCATTTCACCGGCGCAATCCTTCTAAAACAACTACCGAAATTCACAGGTGGAGTACAAAAGTACGAAATCGTTGATGGCCAGCAGCGTCTAACAACCTTTCAAATCCTTCTGTGTGCAATCAGCACTATATGTCACAATCATCCTTCCCCCGGGTATAGGCACCTTGGGGAAAAAGCAGATTTATATTTATTCAATGATGGTTTGATGCCTGATGACGATGTATTTGATAAATATAAACTTCTACCACCAGAATCTAATACAAGAAATTCTGATAGAAGTGCAATCATATCATTAATCGAAGGTAAAAGAGATAATCAGAGCGGACGCATTTACGAGGCATATGATTATTTTGTAAAACAGATTACAGAGTACATAGGTGCTGGGATCCCCGATAAGCGGAGGCAGTTGCAGATCCTATTGAATACTTTGTTAGATCGATTTGGTGTTGTTCAAATATTACTCAACTCACATGAGGAGCCCCCGGCAAAGATATTTGAATCACTCAATACTAAAGGAAGGACATTGGCTGAATTCGATCACCTCAGGAATAACCTATTTCTAAGAACACTTGAATCAAAATGGGATGATCTTCATCAAAATTACTGGATCGATTTTGAAGACCATTATTGGGAAGAAGAAAAAGAAACAGCTGGAGAAAGGATAAAGTTATCAGATCTTTTCTTGCAGCATTTTTTAATGGCGAAATTGGGTAGGGAGAACATTGCTCTGAGACAACTATTTGATGTATATGATACGGTATATCTTAGAAATACAATTCTAGAAGTTGAGGATGAATTCGCTGAATTACAGAAGTATTCAGAGGTTTATAAAAAGATGGTCGATTCCAAGGTTAATTCAGAAATTAGCCATCAAATGGAATTTTATAAGCACCTCAAAATCACAAACTTGTACCCGTTTGTACTATTCGTAGTAAATGAAGTAAAAATATCCGAATCTGATTCCAGATTTCCGCTACTCTTTAAGATACTACAGTCTTATGTGATCCAGCGTACGTTGTGTGTACCTCGAAGTAATGAAGTTTTCAACCAATTCTTTTCTGAGATAATCAGATTCTTTTTACGAATAAAGGAAATTTGCGGAGAATATCATTTTAGCTTAGAAAACCTCATAAGATTACTTTCTAATCCAATTTCAAAGATTGGTCGGTGGCCAAATGATCAGGAGGTTAAAGGTGCATTAGAGGGAAAGTGGGTTAATGATATAGACTTGGCCAGCGATGAACAAAACATTGTTCGTTATATATTGTATCGAATTGACCAGAAAATGAGAGAAGATAATAACCTGACAGAACAAGTTTCGATACCGTACAGTCAGTTTAACTTGGAACATATAATGCCTCGTAGCTGGAAAAAGGCAGAAGAGAATTGGCCGTTGCTAAATGATGCCCCACCCAATCACAGCCAAAATAGGGACTCGGTTTTGTGGAATATAGGAAATCTGACTATTCTTACTAGAGATCACAATTGGGCTGTAGGAGACGCTTCGTATGCTAACAAGTGCCAATCTTTCTCTAAAAATTCAAATCTTATGTTAAATAAGAAAATACCACATCAGTATCCGGTAGATAAGGGTTGGGATGTAGATCAAATACTTAAAAGAGGAGATGACTTATTTGGTTACTTCTGTAAAATCTGGCCATTTGCAAAACATTTCACCGAACTGTTCAAGGAACCCCTGTTTATGTCTGACGCAATGATTCAGTCAGCCAATTATGTCTTTCTCACTGATACCAGAAATGAAGAGATAGAGTTGTTCGATATCACATCATATTCAACAGAAGTGAGAGGGGTTACCATAAGAGGAGATTCTGTGACCTTAAAAAAAAGACATATCCTTTTTGCTTGCCCTGCATCAGTACGAAATGATATTAAACCACCTTATATCACCCAGCCAAATGCAAGAAATCAGAATCCACGGTCAATCAGAAAGCATACTGTTGACCAAAAATTTCTTGACTCAGCCCAACAATATCAGGTCCCCATAGAGATAGTTACACGTCGTGGAAACAACCTCCGTGGGACTGTAGAGGATCATGATCAATATACAATTTACATGAAAATTAACGGACAACCAATGATTGTATACAAGCATGGAGTTCGGAAATGTTCTAAATGGGATAAATAAAAAATCTAAATCCGGAAACTATCGCATGATTATCCTTTGATTCGATTCTAATTTTATTCCAAACAGGCATTAACTTAATAACAACTCTCATTGTCCTAAAATGCAGACAATAAGGATATTATAAGGGAAGACAGACAATAAAATGGCCGTTGAGACGAGGGGACCAAAAGGCTATCTCGTCTCTTTTTTCTTGCACACCTAACCGTTTCGTGCTATCCTATTCTCTAAGGAGATAGTGGTATGGACACCCATCGTACAGCGAAAGATTTATCGCCAGAAGAGTTAGCAGCATACCGCAGACGGCTCGATCAGCACCTTCAAAATCGCAAGGTGGATGAGGCGTTGCTACAACGCGCTTGGCGCACCGTACATCGGGTTGCAGCAATGCTCTACGAAGATTTTGAGGCAACACAAGTCGCGGTATTCGGTTCTCTTACTAAACGGGAGTCTTTCTCAAAATGGTCGGATATTGATATTGCGGTTTGGGGCATTCCATCTGATATGTACTTCCGTGCAGTATGGGAAGCTGAGGATATTAGCCGATTGTTCAAGCTGGATCTGATTGATTTTGAAAGCTGTAAAGGGTTGTTTCGCGAGAGAATTGAGAGTCAAGCCGTTAGCATTGGAAAAGGTGAAATCTATCCCGTGGATCGAACGCAGTTGATACAAGACATCTCCGATGAACGCGAGAAAATAGAAAGGTCTATCAGTGGAATCAAGAAGGCCTTACAACGAATAGCAACAGCTCCGGTAGAATACAAAATAGCCATAGAAGTTACGATGGCTAAACGTGTCTCCGATTGCTATATGGGCATGGAGAACATTTTTAAACAAATCGCCCTTGAAGTTGATCTATGCCTGCCCGATGGCAGTAGAGAGCATAAGGAATTACTTGCACAAATGGCAAAGCCCTACGCCAAACGGCCACCGGTGATTTCCAAAACAACTTTCAAAAACCTACAAGAATTTTTAGCGTTTCGCTACCTTTTCATTCGCTTTGATACCGATGAACTGGATTATCAAAAAACAGAACAGAAGGCAAAACAGGTTAGTCCGGTATTTGACATGATCTTCAAAGAACTTGATGCGTTTATCGCATGGTTGAAAAGTCAGGAGTTGGATGAGTAGTCAAGGAGATAGTGATATGCAGCAACCCACAGATACCCATCGCACAGCGAAAGATTTATCGCCTGAAGAATT
This region includes:
- a CDS encoding DUF262 domain-containing protein, giving the protein MKADYVPVSKLFGDSREQYIIPVYQRRYVWTQENQWEKLWTDLQNTSDDPSEEHFTGAILLKQLPKFTGGVQKYEIVDGQQRLTTFQILLCAISTICHNHPSPGYRHLGEKADLYLFNDGLMPDDDVFDKYKLLPPESNTRNSDRSAIISLIEGKRDNQSGRIYEAYDYFVKQITEYIGAGIPDKRRQLQILLNTLLDRFGVVQILLNSHEEPPAKIFESLNTKGRTLAEFDHLRNNLFLRTLESKWDDLHQNYWIDFEDHYWEEEKETAGERIKLSDLFLQHFLMAKLGRENIALRQLFDVYDTVYLRNTILEVEDEFAELQKYSEVYKKMVDSKVNSEISHQMEFYKHLKITNLYPFVLFVVNEVKISESDSRFPLLFKILQSYVIQRTLCVPRSNEVFNQFFSEIIRFFLRIKEICGEYHFSLENLIRLLSNPISKIGRWPNDQEVKGALEGKWVNDIDLASDEQNIVRYILYRIDQKMREDNNLTEQVSIPYSQFNLEHIMPRSWKKAEENWPLLNDAPPNHSQNRDSVLWNIGNLTILTRDHNWAVGDASYANKCQSFSKNSNLMLNKKIPHQYPVDKGWDVDQILKRGDDLFGYFCKIWPFAKHFTELFKEPLFMSDAMIQSANYVFLTDTRNEEIELFDITSYSTEVRGVTIRGDSVTLKKRHILFACPASVRNDIKPPYITQPNARNQNPRSIRKHTVDQKFLDSAQQYQVPIEIVTRRGNNLRGTVEDHDQYTIYMKINGQPMIVYKHGVRKCSKWDK